Proteins found in one Aneurinibacillus uraniidurans genomic segment:
- a CDS encoding helix-turn-helix domain-containing protein, which yields MHSINLNIGKNFKRIRTERNLSLDKMSELTGVSKAMLGQIERGESNPTITTIWKIASGLHISFSSLLAEDTPPVTLVDVRTIDPVIENDEKYRVYPLFPFHPKKQFEIFSLVLEPGGSHESEGHTTGVEEYVIVGSGTLEFVMEQEIYHVTQGSALHFQADRPHCYRNAGTSPVVCSVIIHYPH from the coding sequence ATGCATTCAATCAATCTTAATATCGGAAAGAACTTCAAACGAATCCGAACAGAACGAAACCTTAGTTTAGATAAAATGAGTGAACTAACAGGCGTAAGCAAAGCGATGTTAGGTCAAATCGAACGAGGAGAATCAAACCCGACTATCACAACAATATGGAAAATCGCCAGTGGACTTCACATCTCCTTTTCTTCTTTACTGGCAGAAGACACGCCACCGGTGACACTCGTTGATGTCCGTACCATTGATCCTGTTATCGAAAACGACGAGAAATATCGAGTATATCCGCTATTTCCTTTCCACCCGAAAAAACAATTTGAAATTTTTTCGCTTGTTCTTGAACCAGGGGGCAGCCATGAATCAGAAGGACACACTACAGGGGTAGAAGAATACGTTATCGTTGGTTCCGGTACGTTAGAATTTGTTATGGAACAGGAAATCTATCATGTGACGCAAGGCAGTGCTCTTCATTTTCAAGCAGACAGACCGCATTGTTATCGGAATGCAGGTACATCTCCTGTCGTTTGTTCCGTGATCATTCATTATCCGCATTAA